A stretch of Henckelia pumila isolate YLH828 chromosome 4, ASM3356847v2, whole genome shotgun sequence DNA encodes these proteins:
- the LOC140861629 gene encoding increased DNA methylation 1-like, producing MENHQNSRCLKATGAEGDEAHPLQMGERRRGRGKDHERDMNQQNPWPQDLGFSTRRKRSSLNRRAMKPNLLSWLIDTNTIQENAAVFPLDDTEKEGMIKREGILCSCCNNVFTAAEFLVHIGKNEEKPYENIYVAHNQASLLSCLVEAWNKPRESECHRFNMITESSAGDAYDDACMICADGGDLMCCEQCNSTYHQACMSMEMLLCVDHWECHFGVKEKRNIDLNVDTPSPFCDRSCKEVYEKLTRDMVGQRNELDEGFSWTLLHQMSDGFGMYISDKYLRTMCHSKLGVARRLMEECFEPIKDRYTKIKVIPSVVYNCGSNFKRVDFKGFYTAVLEKNDEIITVASLRIHGTNLAEMPFIATSEVHRCKGMCKKLMVAIESALYNLNVENLVITSVPERTNKWIEGYGFHHLHASMKREIMLHNTITFHDSIRLQKILKSPRIWHVPGNQPSSSTDHGGLVDRSKSKSTILDWILKPPA from the exons ATggaaaatcatcaaaattcaagaTGTCTGAAAGCAACAGGAGCAGAAGGCGACGAAGCACACCCACTCCAAATGGGGGAGAGACGAAGAGGAAGAGGAAAAGACCACGAGAGGGACATGAATCAACAAAATCCATGGCCTCAGGATTTAGGGTTTTCtaccagaagaaaaagaagtTCTTTGAACAGAAGAGCAATGAAGCCCAACCTACTTTCTTGGCTGATAGACACGAACACAATCCAAGAAAATGCAGCAGTCTTCCCATTAGACGATACAGAAAAAGAAGGAATGATTAAGAGGGAGGGCATATTATGTTCTTGCTGCAACAATGTTTTCACTGCTGCAGAGTTTCTTGTTCATATTGGgaaaaatgaagagaaaccataCGAAAACATATATGTCGCACACAATCAAGCTTCATTGCTATCTTGTCTGGTTGAAGCTTGGAACAAGCCAAGAGAATCTGAATGCCATAGATTTAACATGATTACTGAGAGTAGTGCAG GTGACGCGTACGATGATGCTTGTATGATTTGTGCTGATGGGGGGGATTTGATGTGTTGTGAGCAATGCAATTCCACTTATCATCAAGCATGCATGAGCATGGAG ATGCTACTTTGCGTAGATCATTGGGAATGCCATTTTGGGGTGAAAGAGAAAAGAAACATTGATCTCAATGTCGACACACCGTCTCCATTTTGTGATAGAAGTTGCAAAGAG GTGTATGAGAAATTGACAAGAGATATGGTTGGCCAAAGAAATGAGCTGGATGAAGGGTTTTCTTGGACTCTGTTACATCAAATGAGTGATGGGTTTGGGATGTATATTAgtgacaaatacttgagaacaATGTGTCACTCCAAACTTGGAGTTGCAAGAAGACTTATGGAAGAATGCTTTGAGCCAATAAAAGATAGATACACAAAAATTAAAGTGATTCCTAGTGTTGTCTACAATTGTGG atcaaattttaagCGTGTGGATTTTAAAGGCTTCTACACGGCCGTTCTTGAAAAAAACGATGAGATTATTACTGTCGCATCTCTCAG aaTTCATGGGACAAATCTTGCCGAGATGCCTTTCATTGCAACAAGTGAGGTACACAGGTGTAAAGGAATGTGCAAGAAATTAATGGTGGCTATTGAATCT GCACTGTACAATCTTAATGTAGAAAATCTCGTCATTACTTCTGTACCTGAGAGGACAAATAAATGGATAGAAGGATATGGATTTCACCACCTTCATGCATCCATGAAAAGAGAAATAATGCTTCACAACACAATTACATTTCACGACTCCATTAGgttacaaaaaattttaaagtcaCCACGGATATGGCATGTACCTGGTAACCAAC CTAGTTCTAGTACGGATCATGGTGGGCTCGTGGATAGATCAAAATCCAAATCGACAATTTTGGATTGGATTCTTAAACCACCAGCTTGA